A region of the Primulina eburnea isolate SZY01 chromosome 7, ASM2296580v1, whole genome shotgun sequence genome:
ATACCAAATTACATAAGCACACTTCAGTATTAACAAGATGATTAACCAAATTCCTAGCAATGAACAATTGAACAATGTACGtacaagatagaataactgaaagTATTGGCATCCAAGTTTAGGAAAGATAACCACGAGAACATACAAGATTATCTGcattatctattccagaatatTGCAATCGAAAAAAACAGTTATTAACAGCTCCATCAAaggcaaaaataaataataaatacataaataacaaGGCAACACTCACATGAACGTTTTTTTATTACAGCAGACATTAAAACATGCTATGAGAATAAAAGATGAAAAATGTATGGCTTCATTTGGAAAGAACTTATATGGCTTCATTTGGACAAATTCTTATAAAACGTATTAATAAAAgtgttttttacaaaaaaattaaaaattgttTTAAGAATAAAAACGTGTTTAGACAATTATtctataaaaatgtttttccaGTTAAACAATTTGAACAACTTTTTCTATAATTCAAAAAACATCTCTCAATTATTCTTTAAAAACTATACTCTGAGAACAATTTTtagaaaaacattttcataaacttttTAAAAATCTTGTTCAAACACATACTTAAGTTTTTTTCACTTATAAAACAGTAAAAAGGTTTTTATAGCACTTGTCCAAACAGAACTTGTaagttaataaatataaatattcctACTTGAATCATAATATAATAAAGAACACCCAAATGAACCTGGTTAAAgagctgtatcgaatatctcaGACCAAAAACTTTCACCATCAAGGAcctaaagttttaaaaatcaatattgttttcaattCTCTACATTGTCTCTAAGACAGTAAACCATACATGATGTCCTATTCAGAGTCCATTAGGACGTAAGGAGAATACACTCACCAAACTAAATAAGATTACAGTTTGCCTCTGACATTAGCAGTATTTTATCGACAATAGCTTTTTCCATAAATTGTTGGAGCACAAAATTACAAGATAGATTACTTAATTCAAGTTGTCCGGCGGTAGACAACCAAGTATACCAATGCTTAAAAGCAATTCTAGCAACCTGTAACCAAAATAGGATGAGATGATATAGCATTGTCCAAAGAACTGCATTACAATGTTCATAATCTTTCAAAATATAGAATGATCCAGAGTTTAAGAAAAAACCACTGGGACAGAAATCACGCACCCAAATCCACATCTCTATCCATCCCATATTGAACAACAAAACCATGATGGGCATCAAGCGTTGATCCACCAACCTCAGGAAAGAAAACTACAAAATATTCATCAGATCTGATTAATACTGAAATCATATAAATTCAGACAAAATCATTAATACAGGAAGAAGAATGGTCACCTTTTGATATTGGGCGTATGAAATCTTCCATGACCTTATCAAGAATGGTTTCCATACCAAAATCATCAAGAACAACACCATACTTATTCATTGTATTAGGTCTCATTATCCTGAATTTAGTCTCGTGGACCCacttttcaaaattttcgaCCTAAGCAATCAGAACCTGATAAGATAACATAAAACCAAAACTACTAGGAAAACTTAATTAGAAAGTTGAAACTTGAAAGAtgactgaaaaaaaaaaatttacctcTGCCAGTAACATTTCACACAATCTTGGTTGCACCATTTCAAAGGTGAAAACTCCAGGAGAGGGCTCAGACATAATATTTCTGAACCCTGTCTCAGTGTTCTCGTTAATTGCCTTGAGAAATGAAGGAACAAAGAAGTCTGCAGCATGCATGGTATAAAGTTCCCTGTGCAGACGCTGATAAGACCAAGCCAATTAGAATAAATGTTCGTGAATTTATTTGTATATCATGATATCGGGGAAAAGGGGAAGGAGAGAAGTTGAGGATCCGGATTTTGATGAATACAGCGAtaacaattatttttattgactAACTAGAAACCGAGATCTTTTCTGCCATAAAGCACTCTTTCAAGCTAGTATTTATTCATCTAAAGTGGCCCTAAATACCAATATATACAAATAAGCCAAATGTGACTCTCGTTCACGTTATAGGATAGATTAATCTACATACGACAAATATTAAAGATCGTGCAAAGTGGACCACCATAGCATCAACTTCTCAAGAACTGAACAATATTGTGATCCTATGTTGACTGTACGAGAAATTGTGGAGTTGGTGACAATATTTGGAGGTTCTCCGATCCAGAAGACTGATTATTATGGTTTGTACCCTTCTCTTAAATTCATTGCCTAACAATCTAGTGAAGGAAATATATCCTCCAGTCTCCAACCCAAAAGCATGAATGTTCCCAGCCCATGGTGGAGGCAAAACTTACTCAGGTATCGTTTATCAGAAATTCATCAATGTcctaaaaaatagaaaaattgatATGAAAATATTGGAGGACAAGAGATTGATAAACTTTTCATTGATACCTACTGTCACACAAAAGGGTTCAacgtcattttttattttttctaataCAATGGTTGGTAGCATTGAAAATGTTCGACAAAATAtgaaataccaactacaaaaaCATCTTTATAAATGTTAAGATAACCCTTGATAATACTAATTACACACTCAGCAGCAATTACAAGTATCATGCACGCCAAACCTGATAGTTGGATATAATCTTCTGCCTGTACTCTCTGTGCTTCTGAAGCTGTTCAAACACAACAGTCATGGATTCTCAATCAGCATTTAACATGTAGAGATAAATTAcacagagagagagagagagagagagagttcCAATAAAGCAGAATGCCAAGCATGCAATACATTAAACTGCATAAATTCGCGTGGTAAAGGACAGATGGGAACTCGAGCTAAGCTTTTCATGAAGCTAACGGAAGGATAAAATCAGAAACCCAAACCCTGAAATGCTCATTGACACGATTTTACTCCACGGAAATATATACCCACAGTTTCATGCAAGTGAAACGTGTACAATTCAACACTTCCGCGTGCAAAAATTAAGGTTTGGTCCACAAGATGCCCAAGCACTTAATCCTTTAGATAAGATCCCCCATATCCAAATTAGCATTAAAAACTACCCTGGCATCATTTCCCATTCATTAACTTATCTACCTTATTCAACATTGAACGCAACCCACTACCAATCCGTAAGTACATATTCAAGTCCTTCTACACACACATGAGTGAACCAATCTAAAATCTCCTGCTAAACTAGATGTTGTGGCTATCCTGAGCAATTGCAATCACCGAGTCACCAAATGTGCGAATCATGAGCATATACAACAATGGTAAATCATGAGACACATGGCAATAGTTTCAGCTACTGTATCAGAAACAGTAGTTTACATTTGTATAGGAAAATCACATATTCGTCCCAAAATAGTGCAAAATGAGTAATTATTACATGCATCGATTTTACATTATCGGAGTAGAAAAACTCGAATAGGTTACCTAACCCAGGGAAAGAAGTGCATGTATTTTACGGACCTTTCTCCTATCATACAACTTGAAACGATCTTTACTAACAAAAAAGGTTTTTTCCTCCACAATAATAAATACAACACAAAGTCATCTCATCCAAGTGCAAAAACGCAAACAATGTATAGGTAATCGTGTTTACCCTAACGCGCTCGTTTTCAGGGTAGTAACGTACGAGTATATCTCGCATGTACGAAACCTTCACATCCCGCGTCTGGAGGATGAGATTCGGCGGGAGGTACCTCTCCAACGAGGTGAAAACCAACGGGCTAAAATCCAGGTCTAAATCCTCATAATTCTCGggcttgtgatcagaataaggGTTCAACCTCAGCCTATGCGTCGCATACAGTGGCACCACCGCTAGCGCGTCCGGCTGACTAATCCCGTTGACGCTGCCGTTGTTTCCGTTGGAATGCGACACTTGGGACCCACCGGAGGGATTTTCTGGCGGTAGTGGGTTCGCATCAGCCCCACGTTCCTGGGACGCCGGCGCGGCTGCCCCGTCCAGAGACATGGGAAACGTTATTATACAGAAATTAATGGTTAATcggtataaaataaaattaaaaaaggaTAAAATTATAAAGCAGCATTTTGTCGTTGAATTGAAGAAATGGGGAATTAGGGTTTTCAGAGTTTGTGTAGGGGTGTCCACAGTAAACGTGAAGGAAAGGTGACTCGGGTAACCGCACCTACCGGTATATTTGTAGAACTTTGATATCTAATATTCAAAATAatgttttcataaaataaatccgtaaaataatttaatgaGAGATTTTACGTTAAAATATATTGGAATGAATTAAGATGTGTTATAGTTTGGTTCCAACTTCATATTTAAACTTTTCTACAACTCGTTATGTCTTCCGAAAATAATGAGTGTATCATAATAGATTTTATTGACCAACGTAGATCGTTTAGGAAGAGACTAGACACTTGCTAGACGGATTTACGGTATCAGCATATTAAAATGTAGTTTGGTGTATTAATACAACTCAAAAAATTACATTTCTTGTTAAACTTTGATTTGGACTTATACAAAATAACTTTTCAATTTTATAATTAGATTTTTAACTTGAATTCAACCCAACAAAATTCTAGGAAAAATcccaaatatattaattttcggTTATATAGGTGGCCACTGAGTCAGCCTAATTATGCCTAGCCGCTAGACTGACCGACCGGTGCTTTTTTGGTGCGATGTTTATATCGATTTTTAGAACAGTCACCAAAAGTATTATAAaacactattttttttttaatatttttgtataTAGTACACATAAATTAAGTGGATTGGATAAAGACTGTTTTAGCATACAAAATATGCAGGAAAATAAGTGAACTTTGCAACCTAACAGTTCAAATGTGCGGCTTCTAGTTGGTGGAGGGTCGTGATCATAAGTGGATAAGGATTTATAGCACCTTAGAACTTGGGCCAAATTTACATACAAGAATTTGAGAGTAATTTTATAAGTTAAGTGATAATTAACACTTGAGAATGAGAATATATGGATCTAGTCCAAGGTCCCATGACAACGGAATAAGAAGAGTTAGAGTTTCAATATTTGGTTCAACATTGAAGATGAGGTAAGAAACGCAAAGAAATTTGTGCAAGCTTTGAATTTGGATATTTGTGTTAGAGTAAGTGCCCAACAAATCAACTTGTGGTTTAGATTTATTGACTCTTATGTAAAAACAatctttataataataatattttacgattttattcaattatgacatttattttatttgtatacTCACGCAAAtttcatagataaagtccttgaacatACTATAGTACCATGAGGTCACAAGTAATGTTGATCATGAAATTCATTAGATGCGTAATGTATATTCTTAACTTGTTCATAATCAATTCATCCGTCTAAAATAAGTATAAAAGTCGCTCGAGCTCGAAACTATCTTCTATTATGTTAACGCCACGATTCATTGGTACTGGCTtaaagatgtccaaacataatgatgggtgatcatatgatgatttgAACAACTCTCCGTTGGACTTTTGaagtggttatcacttatcgagtggattAACTTACGTTTATGGttatacatcattagtcctttcACTCGGGATAACATAGAGGCTCTACGTACTAGCACTACATTTTGACTCGTTTACAGACTTCAAAAGGTCTTTAAGTGGCGAGATTGGATGTGGTTCCGACATACGTAGGATATGATGCATTGTATTCGGGGATTCACCTCTCACCTATGGGTATGAATATTCTATGTAATCTGATAATTTAATGATGCAAGGAATATCTGACGAGAGTAAGaaatgtgatttagggaaaattGGTTCTCTTGTTGCACGTACAATGCCACGATGattactcaaagatacatcTCATTGTTATCGAATTTatttgcaactctcgatataccaatggttgcagattcaatCTGAAACGTCTGCCTTTTTTAttactttaaaagtactagaaattttttttttaaaacctcacatagcattcggccgaaccataaaatttcataaaatattttttgacatcattttaaaataaacaaccaactaacatttttctaaatctaaaattaacatttgaaaagtatagctcatactataacctctcaaaaaccacacataatcatgataaaagtcataaaatcttttaacatatatcataacatatatgcggaaactagcgtcggtcatcgggtcatgtgcaccttcagtccagtcggatcaaccatcaagacctccattagcattatcataataacctgcatccatcacacatagtgagtctaaagactcaacacaccataatctt
Encoded here:
- the LOC140837233 gene encoding 2-oxoglutarate and iron-dependent oxygenase domain-containing protein CP2-like, whose protein sequence is MSLDGAAAPASQERGADANPLPPENPSGGSQVSHSNGNNGSVNGISQPDALAVVPLYATHRLRLNPYSDHKPENYEDLDLDFSPLVFTSLERYLPPNLILQTRDVKVSYMRDILVRYYPENERVRLQKHREYRQKIISNYQRLHRELYTMHAADFFVPSFLKAINENTETGFRNIMSEPSPGVFTFEMVQPRLCEMLLAEVENFEKWVHETKFRIMRPNTMNKYGVVLDDFGMETILDKVMEDFIRPISKVFFPEVGGSTLDAHHGFVVQYGMDRDVDLGFHVDDAEVTLNVCLGKQFSGGELYFRGVRCENHVNTEIQSEEIFDYVHVPGRAVLHRGRHRHGARATTSGNRTNLLLWCRSSVFRELRKYQKDFSNWCSECEREKKERQRQSVSAIKLELLRREAGETAT